From Camelina sativa cultivar DH55 chromosome 20, Cs, whole genome shotgun sequence, the proteins below share one genomic window:
- the LOC104769644 gene encoding uncharacterized protein LOC104769644, which yields MAMMWFQRIFLLLLVSWLASSDFLENPDFETPPKNSNASTSPFVLLDQNTTLPGWTLQGTVQYVTSLELPDAGHAIQLGEDGKINQTFIARGDDVNYILTFALIRAGHNCSTSAGLSVSGPDSNAVFSYQQNYSKVSWQSYSHNLGSWGNGEPINLVLESQTIDSDSDTDTNSTCWPIIDTLLIKTVGVTLVQDSGNLLVNGGFESGPGFLPNSTDGVLIDAVPSLIQSALRQWSVIGTVRYIDSEHFHVPEGKAAIEILSHTAPSGIQTATKDTSEGSRYNLAFTLGDANDACKGHFVVGVQAGSVAQNFTLESNGTGSGEKFGLVFEADKDAAQISFTSYSVTMTKVDVLCGPVIDEVIVHPLGGTASVKPTWLLLIIALLYVAVL from the exons ATGGCGATGATGTGGTTTcaaagaatttttcttttgcttctcgtTTCTTGGCTTGCCTCTTCAG ATTTTCTGGAAAATCCAGACTTCGAAACTCCACCAAAGAACTCAAATGCAAGCACTAGCCCGTTTGTGTTGCTGGATCAGAACACTACACTCCCTGGGTGGACATTACAAGGGACAGTGCAATATGTTACTTCACTTGAACTGCCTGATGCCGGACATGCTATTCAGCTCGGTGAAGATGGCAAGATCAATCAAACATTCATTGCCAGAGGTGATGATGTGAACTACATCCTCACATTTGCGCTGATCCGCGCAGGCCACAACTGTTCAACCTCTGCTGGTCTCAGTGTCTCGGGGCCAGACAGTAATGCGGTTTTTTCTTACCAACAAAACTACAGTAAGGTTTCATGGCAGAGCTACAGTCATAACTTGGGTAGTTGGGGGAATGGTGAGCCTATTAACTTAGTTCTTGAAAGTCAAACGATAGATTCTGATTCTGATACTGATACAAACTCCACATGTTGGCCTATCATTGACACATTGCTTATCAAGACTGTTGGTGTAACATTGGTCCAAGACAGTG GTAACCTCTTAGTCAACGGTGGATTTGAATCTGGACCGGGTTTCTTGCCCAACTCAACCGACGGAGTTCTGATTGACGCGGTGCCAAGCCTGATCCAGTCAGCATTAAGACAGTGGTCTGTTATAGGAACAGTCAGATACATAGACTCGGAGCACTTCCATGTCCCAGAAGGCAAAGCTGCAATAGAAATTTTGTCTCACACAGCTCCATCAGGCATACAGACAGCAACAAAAGACACAAGTGAAGGTTCGCGATACAACCTAGCATTTACTTTAGGAGATGCTAACGATGCATGCAAAGGACATTTCGTGGTGGGTGTTCAAGCTGGATCTGTAGCTCAAAACTTCACACTGGAGAGCAATGGGACTGGCTCTGGTGAAAAGTTTGGGTTAGTGTTCGAAGCAGACAAAGATGCAGCACAGATAAGTTTTACCAGCTACTCAGTTACAATGACAAAAGTGGATGTTCTTTGTGGTCCTGTGATTGATGAAGTGATCGTACATCCTCTTGGTGGAACAGCCTCAGTAAAACCCACATGGCTGCTACTTATTATTGCTTTGTTGTATGTTGCAGTTCTCTGA